One Microlunatus soli genomic window carries:
- a CDS encoding barstar family protein: MSSDDISPLLVEPITGGLYDLPDSFSLKVADRLTTAGWTVRQVDGFDERIGFYRQFAHRLGFPDYSGHNLDALWDSLRDVPAMTAVIIDWLPFAVEDRDYAARVRKVLAERTAMEPPFAVILDIGGVGEAADHGLHF; this comes from the coding sequence ATGAGCAGCGACGACATCAGCCCTCTTCTCGTCGAGCCGATCACCGGCGGACTCTACGATCTGCCGGATTCCTTCAGCCTCAAGGTCGCCGACCGGCTGACGACTGCCGGCTGGACGGTGCGGCAGGTCGACGGCTTCGACGAGCGGATCGGCTTCTACCGCCAGTTCGCGCACCGGCTCGGGTTTCCCGACTATTCCGGCCACAACCTGGATGCGCTGTGGGACTCGTTGCGTGACGTTCCGGCGATGACCGCGGTGATCATCGACTGGCTGCCGTTCGCGGTCGAGGACCGCGACTATGCCGCCCGCGTGCGGAAGGTGCTGGCCGAACGGACGGCCATGGAACCGCCGTTCGCCGTGATCCTGGACATCGGTGGGGTCGGCGAAGCGGCCGACCACGGCCTGCACTTCTGA
- a CDS encoding ribonuclease domain-containing protein, with the protein MRRGVGRLAAVMIMLIALLAGCSATATDSDSEVDSASGLPYISQDQLPAEARDTLQLIDDGGPFPYDKDGATFGNREGILPDEANGFYREYTVPTPGEDDRGARRIVTGDQDTIFYYTDDHYDSFSRIRR; encoded by the coding sequence ATGCGCCGCGGGGTCGGCCGGCTGGCGGCCGTGATGATCATGCTGATCGCGCTGCTGGCCGGCTGCAGCGCTACCGCGACCGACAGTGACAGCGAGGTCGATTCGGCCTCCGGGCTGCCCTATATCAGTCAAGATCAACTCCCGGCCGAGGCACGGGACACCCTGCAACTGATCGACGATGGCGGACCGTTCCCGTACGACAAGGACGGCGCGACCTTCGGTAACCGGGAGGGCATCCTGCCGGACGAGGCGAACGGCTTCTATCGCGAATACACCGTGCCGACGCCGGGGGAGGACGATCGTGGGGCCCGCCGGATCGTGACCGGCGACCAGGACACGATCTTCTATTACACCGATGATCACTACGACAGCTTCTCCAGGATCCGCCGATGA
- a CDS encoding thiamine phosphate synthase: protein MNVLIGVGAQVKLARLMLVTDTRSAQGDLDTFLEAAVTGGVDLVQIRESGLAHDVELAALRTAWDVAARHRHLVVVSDSAELAGDFGADAVELAEPADHQALVDFKTRLGRFTRLGATARDRAELDRLLAESAIDFVLVDASSDLELAAAAAAAAPVGELTSKPWYAVGEFDLDRLNQAIEAGVRRITVTTTLTEAADPREVARQLSGRLREVWAGDEELTRLTFSALAEQA from the coding sequence GTGAATGTCCTGATCGGCGTCGGAGCCCAGGTGAAGCTGGCCCGACTGATGCTCGTGACCGATACCCGCTCGGCCCAGGGTGACCTGGATACGTTCCTGGAAGCCGCCGTGACCGGCGGGGTCGATCTGGTCCAGATCAGGGAGTCCGGGCTCGCCCATGACGTGGAGTTGGCGGCCCTGCGGACGGCGTGGGACGTCGCTGCGCGGCACCGCCATCTGGTGGTGGTCAGCGATTCGGCCGAGCTGGCCGGTGATTTCGGGGCCGACGCGGTCGAGCTCGCCGAGCCGGCGGACCATCAGGCACTGGTCGACTTCAAGACGCGGCTCGGACGGTTCACCCGACTCGGCGCGACGGCACGGGACCGGGCCGAGCTCGACCGTCTGCTGGCCGAATCGGCGATCGACTTCGTGCTGGTGGACGCGAGCTCCGACCTGGAGCTGGCGGCGGCTGCCGCTGCCGCAGCACCGGTCGGGGAGCTGACTTCCAAGCCCTGGTATGCGGTCGGAGAGTTCGATCTCGATCGGCTGAATCAGGCGATCGAGGCGGGCGTTCGCCGGATCACGGTGACCACGACGCTGACCGAGGCGGCCGATCCGCGGGAGGTCGCGCGGCAACTGTCCGGCCGGTTGCGTGAGGTGTGGGCCGGTGACGAGGAGTTGACCCGGTTGACGTTCTCGGCACTCGCGGAGCAGGCGTGA
- a CDS encoding NADPH-dependent FMN reductase, whose protein sequence is MTTPQPATAGAPPVVVVSGNPRPGSRTLRVGRAVGEAVAGSIGADHGDPAVSVADIEVSAFGADLFVAPDARPAALLDALQTIRTASLLVVATPVYKASYTGLLKAFLDHYQAGELSSVVAIPVVVAGGPAHTFVGELYLRPLLTELGAVLPTPAFTITEGQLPELATVAADWAGRYGDVLARQLAGATGSDPGRREALGVAGG, encoded by the coding sequence ATGACCACCCCACAGCCTGCGACCGCCGGAGCACCCCCGGTCGTGGTCGTCTCCGGCAACCCCCGACCCGGATCCCGTACACTGCGGGTCGGCCGCGCAGTCGGCGAGGCCGTCGCGGGCTCGATCGGAGCCGACCACGGCGATCCGGCGGTATCGGTCGCCGACATCGAGGTCAGTGCGTTCGGCGCCGATCTGTTCGTCGCACCCGACGCCCGTCCGGCCGCTCTGCTGGATGCGCTGCAAACAATCCGTACGGCGTCGCTGCTGGTGGTCGCGACACCGGTCTACAAGGCGTCCTACACGGGTCTGCTGAAGGCGTTCCTTGATCATTACCAGGCCGGGGAGCTGTCCTCGGTGGTTGCGATCCCGGTGGTGGTCGCCGGCGGCCCGGCGCACACGTTCGTGGGGGAGTTGTACCTGCGGCCGTTGCTGACCGAGCTCGGGGCGGTGCTGCCGACCCCGGCGTTCACCATCACCGAAGGTCAACTGCCCGAGCTGGCGACGGTGGCCGCGGATTGGGCCGGTCGGTACGGAGACGTGCTGGCCCGGCAGCTCGCCGGGGCGACGGGATCCGACCCCGGCCGGCGAGAGGCGCTGGGTGTCGCAGGAGGCTGA
- a CDS encoding flavin reductase family protein, whose product MSAHPDPQRSPDADRLAEVTADDFRQIFRRHPAGVAVITLINAAGTPVGFTATSVISVAATPPTVAFSLAASSRSWPAVARSESLVINFLTAEQAEASSRFAATDVDRFAAGGWSVLESGEPVLDGGHSWLRGTVNRRIPVGPSFLIIVDVLRTEVRSTEPPLVYHDRAHHTLVPAAPRENGEHR is encoded by the coding sequence ATGAGCGCGCACCCCGATCCGCAGCGGTCACCCGATGCCGACCGACTCGCCGAGGTGACCGCCGACGACTTCAGACAGATCTTCCGGCGCCATCCGGCCGGGGTCGCCGTCATCACCTTGATCAACGCTGCCGGCACCCCGGTCGGATTCACTGCGACCTCGGTGATCTCGGTGGCCGCCACACCCCCGACCGTCGCCTTCTCGCTGGCCGCGAGTTCACGATCCTGGCCGGCGGTCGCCCGTAGCGAGTCGTTGGTGATCAACTTCTTGACCGCCGAACAGGCCGAGGCGTCGTCCCGGTTCGCGGCCACCGACGTGGACCGGTTCGCGGCCGGCGGCTGGTCCGTCCTGGAGTCCGGCGAGCCGGTGCTGGACGGCGGACACAGCTGGCTACGCGGCACGGTCAATCGTCGGATCCCGGTCGGGCCCAGCTTCTTGATCATCGTCGACGTGCTGCGGACCGAGGTCCGCTCCACCGAACCGCCGCTGGTCTACCACGACCGCGCCCACCACACTCTCGTGCCGGCCGCGCCGAGAGAGAACGGAGAGCATCGATGA
- a CDS encoding LLM class flavin-dependent oxidoreductase: MKFIGLTLGFNPEPRLSSKEKLDNVVAAAVWAEEAGLDGFGVGEHHTPDTEISSPPVILASIAARTTRLRLFTGVTVLSVLDPVRVAEDYATLDNLSDGRVEIIIGKGNTPLQGKVFGYDAEDQWDRNAEKYDLLHRLITEKSITWSGRYRPPLTDFSPRPDWLQPAPRIWHGSATSTQSTDLAARAGDPLFSANVTGKLEQYRDLVDDYRKRWADHGRDPADALVGAGAAAFHVAPTSQQAHREYEPYFRAFLDRASTFKQQLPFADLDEAIAGGSYYVGSPEQVLDKLHRYQQALGHEVQHVGDVDLTDPVRLRGLEAFATEVLPEARKIPDRLWEGPAGRPPVDDDHDVKEGTPA, from the coding sequence ATGAAGTTCATCGGACTCACGCTCGGCTTCAACCCCGAACCGCGGCTGTCGTCGAAGGAGAAGCTGGACAACGTCGTCGCTGCCGCGGTCTGGGCCGAGGAGGCCGGCCTGGACGGGTTCGGCGTCGGCGAGCATCACACCCCGGACACCGAAATCTCCTCGCCACCGGTGATCTTGGCCAGCATCGCCGCCCGGACCACCCGGCTGCGCCTGTTCACCGGTGTCACGGTGTTGTCGGTGCTGGACCCGGTCCGGGTGGCCGAGGACTACGCCACCCTGGACAACCTGTCCGACGGACGGGTGGAGATCATCATCGGCAAGGGCAACACACCGTTGCAGGGCAAGGTGTTCGGCTACGACGCCGAGGACCAGTGGGATCGCAACGCCGAGAAGTACGATTTGCTGCACCGGTTGATCACCGAGAAGTCGATCACCTGGTCCGGTCGCTACCGGCCGCCGCTGACCGACTTCAGTCCACGGCCGGACTGGCTGCAGCCGGCGCCGCGGATCTGGCACGGCTCGGCAACCAGCACCCAGTCCACCGATCTGGCGGCCCGGGCCGGTGACCCACTGTTCTCGGCCAACGTGACCGGCAAGCTGGAGCAGTACCGTGATCTCGTCGACGACTACCGCAAGCGATGGGCCGACCACGGTCGCGATCCCGCCGATGCGCTGGTCGGTGCCGGGGCAGCAGCGTTTCATGTGGCGCCGACATCGCAGCAGGCGCACCGCGAGTACGAGCCCTACTTCCGAGCTTTCCTCGACCGGGCTTCGACCTTCAAGCAACAGTTGCCGTTCGCCGACCTGGACGAGGCGATCGCCGGCGGTTCCTACTACGTCGGGAGCCCGGAGCAGGTGCTGGACAAGCTGCACCGCTATCAGCAGGCACTCGGCCACGAGGTGCAGCATGTCGGTGACGTCGACCTGACCGACCCGGTCCGGCTGCGCGGGCTGGAGGCCTTCGCGACCGAGGTGTTGCCGGAGGCCAGGAAGATCCCCGACCGGCTGTGGGAAGGCCCGGCCGGCCGGCCGCCCGTCGACGATGATCATGATGTCAAGGAGGGGACACCGGCATGA
- a CDS encoding DUF1684 domain-containing protein, whose protein sequence is MTITDRTIVDAERAWHELRAERFGKLSEPYSVLAQSGLHWLTESPQRITDLPGRWYVDGGRAALIADEGDSLRRPVTEELIIGTVRLAVPEAGAALFAEFGPLGEGAKRIELIKRTGSYALRIYDPAAVARQEFRGVPAYPFDPAWVVRASFTEYVTPRSITVPGAQTGLEHHREAIGEVWFERDGAEHRLVVFGDHGTSILFSDVTSGAETAPWRILPIELGDPTAGGPADVLLDFNRAVNLPYAFNDFGTCPQPPEDNRIELAVTAGEQAPYRVDLEPALTPVAEEPGIGADAA, encoded by the coding sequence ATGACCATCACCGACCGCACCATCGTCGATGCCGAGCGAGCCTGGCACGAACTGCGGGCCGAGCGGTTCGGCAAGCTCAGCGAGCCCTACTCGGTGTTGGCCCAGTCGGGGCTGCACTGGTTGACCGAGTCGCCGCAGCGGATCACCGACCTACCGGGGCGCTGGTATGTGGACGGCGGCCGGGCGGCCCTGATCGCCGACGAGGGCGACAGTCTGCGTCGGCCGGTGACCGAGGAGTTGATCATCGGCACCGTCCGGCTGGCGGTGCCGGAGGCCGGCGCTGCGCTGTTCGCCGAGTTCGGACCGCTCGGCGAGGGCGCCAAGCGGATCGAGTTGATCAAGCGCACCGGCAGCTACGCACTCCGGATCTACGACCCGGCAGCGGTCGCCCGGCAGGAGTTCCGCGGCGTACCGGCGTACCCGTTCGATCCGGCCTGGGTGGTGCGGGCGAGTTTCACCGAGTACGTCACCCCTCGGTCGATCACCGTTCCGGGCGCCCAGACGGGCCTGGAGCACCATCGCGAGGCGATCGGTGAGGTGTGGTTCGAGCGGGACGGAGCCGAGCATCGGCTGGTCGTCTTCGGCGATCACGGCACCAGCATCCTGTTCTCCGACGTCACCAGTGGTGCCGAGACCGCACCGTGGCGGATCCTGCCGATCGAGCTCGGCGACCCGACCGCGGGCGGGCCGGCCGACGTGCTGCTGGACTTCAACCGGGCGGTCAATCTGCCGTATGCGTTCAACGACTTCGGCACCTGCCCGCAGCCGCCGGAGGACAATCGGATCGAGCTGGCGGTGACCGCCGGCGAGCAGGCGCCGTACCGGGTCGATCTCGAACCGGCGCTGACCCCCGTCGCCGAGGAACCGGGGATCGGGGCCGATGCCGCATGA
- a CDS encoding LLM class flavin-dependent oxidoreductase produces the protein MTKDVNPDRRVPLSVLDLIPVTSGQHVGEAVGNAVDLARRTEEFGYRRFWIAEHHLNPGVAGSAPAVAIALIAANTSSIRVGSGAVLAGNYSALGIVEQFGLIDALYPGRIDLGLGRSAHRAPGPPPKTDDQAPADDQLNTDDHEPVPTAENGLLLPKGPKGLLGRIGRSPRFIAQAKLLGSLEVGQEYTDQVGDLLSLVAGEYADDDGVALHAVPGEGAGFEVWVLGSSGGESAHLAGTRGLPFAANYHVAPERVLEAVDAYRSAFKPSERLAEPYVAISADVVVAEDDESARRLAAGYAPWVRSIRSGQGAIRFPSPEEADRLEWSDADRALVADRTLTQFVGSAETVTARLEQLAEATGADELIITTITHRHADRVQSYRLLAEHWTKSSPTPTAPEGDPR, from the coding sequence ATGACCAAGGACGTGAACCCCGACCGGCGGGTGCCGCTGTCGGTGCTGGACCTGATCCCGGTGACCAGCGGACAACACGTCGGCGAGGCGGTCGGCAACGCGGTTGATCTTGCCCGCCGGACCGAGGAGTTCGGCTATCGGCGTTTCTGGATCGCCGAGCATCACCTCAACCCCGGGGTGGCCGGTTCGGCGCCCGCGGTGGCGATTGCGCTGATCGCGGCCAACACGTCGAGCATCCGGGTCGGGTCGGGTGCGGTGCTGGCCGGCAACTACTCCGCGCTGGGCATCGTCGAACAGTTCGGCCTGATCGACGCGCTGTATCCGGGGCGGATCGATCTCGGGCTCGGTCGTTCGGCGCATCGCGCACCGGGGCCGCCCCCGAAGACCGATGATCAGGCGCCGGCCGATGACCAGCTGAACACCGATGATCATGAGCCGGTGCCGACCGCGGAGAACGGTCTCCTGCTTCCCAAAGGGCCGAAGGGCCTGCTCGGCAGGATCGGACGGTCGCCGCGCTTCATCGCTCAGGCCAAGCTGCTGGGCAGCCTCGAGGTCGGTCAGGAATACACCGACCAGGTCGGTGATCTGCTGAGTCTGGTCGCCGGCGAGTATGCCGACGACGACGGTGTCGCGTTGCACGCCGTTCCCGGCGAGGGGGCAGGCTTCGAGGTGTGGGTGCTGGGCAGCAGCGGGGGCGAGAGCGCACACCTGGCCGGCACCCGCGGGCTGCCGTTCGCCGCCAACTACCACGTCGCCCCCGAACGGGTCCTGGAGGCGGTTGACGCCTACCGGTCGGCGTTCAAACCCTCCGAACGCCTCGCCGAACCCTATGTGGCGATCTCGGCCGACGTGGTGGTCGCCGAGGACGACGAGTCGGCACGCCGGCTGGCCGCCGGATACGCACCCTGGGTGCGCAGCATCAGATCCGGCCAGGGAGCGATCAGGTTCCCGTCGCCGGAGGAGGCCGACCGGCTGGAATGGTCCGACGCCGATCGGGCACTGGTCGCCGACCGGACGCTGACCCAGTTCGTCGGATCGGCCGAGACCGTGACCGCTCGGCTGGAGCAACTCGCCGAGGCGACCGGGGCCGACGAGTTGATCATCACCACCATCACCCACCGGCACGCCGACCGGGTGCAGTCCTATCGGCTGCTCGCCGAGCACTGGACGAAGAGTTCCCCCACACCCACCGCACCAGAAGGAGACCCGAGATGA
- a CDS encoding dipeptide ABC transporter ATP-binding protein — protein MTRQTRDRTTELLTVDQLTVGYRTAGGFGGRQRTLAVRDVGLTIGRGEIVAVVGESGSGKSTTAHALIGLLPRTAAIDAGRAVLTAGGRAHDLLGLSERRRRSVRGRLIGFVPQDPMVALNPVKRIGDQVAEVLLVHKIATKREARHRAIDALAEAGLDQPTVRAGQYPHQLSGGMRQRALIAQAMIAGPELLIADEPTSALDVTVQRRILDRITELTLGSGTGVLLITHDLGVAAERADRIVVMKSGRVVEQGSADDILHRAEHPYTQALLAAAPSLSSVPLITERPVQPPTAPDPAQPLLAVEGLVKEYQLPGVHAPFRAVDDVGFTIGRAETYGLVGESGSGKSTTARLAARLIDPDSGSVILDGADVTRTDGEALRRLRRRFQVVYQNPYASLDPRLTIEAIIAEPLSAFRDADRHRPDPVARRRRVTELVDRVALPSSVLRRRPAELSGGMRQRVAIARALALQPELVILDEPVSALDVSVQAKILELLVSLQDDLGLSYLFISHDLAVIRQIAHRVGVMRAGRLIESGPTDAIFEQPDSDYTRDLLDAIPGRQPAMEGRS, from the coding sequence ATGACTCGACAGACACGGGACCGGACAACCGAGTTGCTGACCGTGGACCAGCTGACGGTCGGCTACCGCACCGCCGGCGGATTCGGCGGCAGACAACGGACCCTGGCCGTCCGGGACGTGGGTCTGACGATCGGACGGGGCGAGATCGTCGCAGTGGTAGGGGAGTCCGGTTCGGGCAAGTCGACCACCGCGCACGCCCTGATCGGACTACTGCCGCGTACCGCCGCGATCGATGCCGGTCGGGCGGTGCTGACCGCAGGCGGCAGAGCTCACGACCTGCTCGGACTCTCCGAACGGCGCCGTCGCTCGGTACGTGGTCGGCTGATCGGCTTCGTCCCGCAGGATCCGATGGTGGCGCTGAATCCGGTGAAGCGGATCGGTGATCAGGTCGCCGAAGTCCTGCTGGTGCACAAGATCGCCACCAAGCGGGAGGCACGCCACCGCGCGATCGACGCCCTGGCGGAAGCCGGGCTCGATCAGCCGACGGTCCGCGCCGGCCAGTATCCCCATCAATTGTCCGGCGGGATGCGACAACGAGCGCTGATCGCACAGGCCATGATCGCCGGACCGGAACTGCTGATCGCCGACGAGCCGACCAGCGCTCTCGATGTCACCGTCCAGCGGCGCATCCTGGACCGGATCACCGAGCTCACGCTGGGATCCGGCACCGGCGTCCTGCTGATCACCCATGATCTCGGCGTGGCCGCGGAACGTGCGGACCGGATCGTGGTGATGAAGTCCGGCCGGGTCGTCGAGCAGGGCAGCGCGGACGACATCCTGCATCGGGCCGAACATCCCTACACCCAGGCCCTGCTGGCCGCCGCGCCGAGTCTCAGCTCCGTGCCGCTGATCACCGAACGCCCCGTTCAACCGCCGACCGCCCCCGATCCGGCGCAACCGTTGTTGGCCGTCGAGGGGCTCGTCAAGGAGTACCAGTTGCCCGGTGTCCACGCACCGTTCCGAGCGGTCGACGATGTCGGCTTCACGATCGGCCGCGCCGAGACCTACGGGCTGGTCGGCGAATCCGGTTCGGGGAAGTCGACGACGGCGCGGCTGGCCGCCCGCTTGATCGATCCGGACAGCGGATCGGTGATCTTGGACGGAGCCGATGTCACCCGGACCGACGGCGAGGCGTTACGTCGGCTCCGCCGCCGATTCCAGGTGGTCTACCAGAATCCGTACGCCTCGTTGGATCCTCGGTTGACGATCGAGGCGATCATCGCCGAGCCGTTGTCGGCATTCCGGGACGCAGACCGGCACCGGCCCGACCCGGTCGCACGGCGGCGCCGGGTCACCGAGCTGGTCGACCGGGTCGCGCTGCCGTCCTCGGTGCTCCGGCGACGCCCGGCGGAGCTGTCCGGCGGGATGCGGCAGCGGGTGGCGATCGCCCGTGCGCTGGCGTTGCAGCCGGAGCTGGTGATCTTGGACGAGCCGGTGTCGGCGCTCGACGTCTCGGTCCAGGCCAAGATCCTGGAGTTGCTGGTGTCGCTGCAGGACGACCTGGGGCTGAGCTACCTGTTCATCTCCCACGACCTGGCGGTGATCCGGCAGATCGCCCATCGGGTCGGCGTGATGCGGGCCGGCCGACTGATCGAGTCCGGTCCAACCGACGCCATCTTCGAACAACCGGACAGTGACTACACCCGGGATCTGCTGGACGCGATTCCCGGTCGGCAGCCCGCGATGGAAGGACGATCATGA
- a CDS encoding ABC transporter permease — protein sequence MTAVLVDRRSEPVDVDDLDRTPVSSLGPARRLLRAARPGLVLSVLWLLVALLAAVVPAVFTGHDPYAADQRALLQPPSAQHWFGTDQIGRDLFSRVVHGSGLSLLSAVIAVAVGVCLGSLVGLVAGAIGGWVDVIAMRLVDVIMAIPGLLLSLALIIVLGFGTINVAIAVGFASVASCSRVMRSEVIKIKVSDYVEAASSLGVRRYRVLLRHVLPNALPPVLVLAALDFGTAMLAVSALSFLGYGAKPPTPEWGSLVAAGRDFLDTGWWLTTMPGLVVVLTVLAANRIARELERGNR from the coding sequence ATGACCGCTGTTCTGGTCGATCGGCGTTCCGAGCCGGTCGATGTCGATGATCTTGATCGGACACCCGTCAGCAGCCTCGGTCCGGCTCGTCGGCTGCTCCGGGCCGCGCGCCCGGGCCTGGTGTTGTCGGTGCTGTGGCTGCTGGTGGCCCTGCTGGCTGCCGTCGTGCCGGCCGTCTTCACCGGCCACGACCCGTACGCAGCCGATCAGCGGGCGTTGCTGCAGCCGCCGTCGGCGCAGCACTGGTTCGGGACCGACCAGATCGGCCGGGACCTGTTCAGCCGCGTCGTGCACGGGTCGGGACTGTCCCTGCTGTCGGCGGTGATCGCCGTCGCGGTCGGGGTCTGCCTGGGCAGCCTGGTCGGCCTGGTGGCCGGAGCGATCGGCGGCTGGGTGGACGTGATCGCGATGCGACTGGTCGACGTGATCATGGCGATCCCCGGTCTGTTGTTGTCGCTGGCGCTGATCATCGTGCTCGGCTTCGGGACGATCAACGTTGCGATCGCGGTCGGTTTCGCCAGCGTCGCCAGTTGCTCACGGGTGATGCGTTCGGAAGTGATCAAGATCAAGGTCAGCGACTACGTCGAGGCGGCGAGCTCGCTCGGCGTCCGGCGCTATCGGGTGCTGCTGCGGCACGTCCTGCCCAATGCGCTGCCGCCGGTGCTGGTCCTGGCGGCGCTCGACTTCGGCACCGCGATGCTGGCGGTCTCCGCATTGTCCTTCCTCGGCTACGGCGCCAAGCCGCCGACCCCGGAGTGGGGCTCGCTGGTCGCGGCCGGGAGGGACTTCCTGGACACCGGCTGGTGGCTGACCACGATGCCCGGGCTGGTCGTCGTGCTGACCGTCCTCGCCGCCAACCGGATCGCCCGCGAGCTCGAACGGGGAAACCGATGA
- a CDS encoding ABC transporter permease: MIRYLLGRLLQAVIVLWAAYTVAFVILYALPGDPAALIASGGDPANSTASPEQIAELRARYGFDQPVVVQYLQHLGALLTGDLGTSPRTGSVSAAIAAAVPATAQIAGLGIALSIIVGGGWALLATAVRVGWLRQAMLALPPLGVSVPSFWAALLLLQLFSFRLGLLPAFGNDGFASLILPSVTLSILGTAVIAQVFGRGLRAQEDQAYIDTAVAKGAGRARVHLRHAARNAALPTLTITGVLVGNFLGGAVVTETVFSRTGLGQLTATAVSTQDIPLVLGIVVFGAAVVVLCTLLVDLIYPLLDPRVGRSTRSGARPRRAAVERTPLPAGETR; the protein is encoded by the coding sequence ATGATCCGCTATCTGCTGGGCCGGCTGCTGCAGGCGGTGATCGTGTTGTGGGCGGCGTACACGGTCGCGTTCGTGATCTTGTACGCGCTGCCCGGTGATCCGGCGGCGCTGATCGCCTCCGGCGGCGATCCGGCCAACAGCACCGCATCACCGGAGCAGATTGCCGAGCTCCGGGCCCGCTACGGATTCGATCAACCGGTCGTCGTCCAGTATCTGCAGCACCTGGGTGCGCTGCTGACCGGTGACCTGGGAACGTCGCCGCGGACCGGATCGGTCTCGGCCGCGATCGCGGCCGCTGTTCCGGCGACCGCCCAGATCGCCGGCCTCGGGATCGCGCTGTCGATCATCGTCGGCGGTGGCTGGGCGCTGCTGGCGACCGCCGTCCGGGTCGGCTGGCTGCGGCAGGCGATGCTCGCGCTGCCACCACTCGGCGTCAGCGTGCCCAGCTTCTGGGCCGCACTGCTGTTGCTGCAACTCTTCTCGTTCCGACTGGGACTGCTGCCGGCCTTCGGCAACGACGGGTTCGCCAGTCTGATCCTGCCCTCGGTGACGCTGTCGATCCTCGGCACGGCCGTGATCGCCCAGGTGTTCGGTCGCGGCCTGCGGGCGCAGGAGGACCAGGCCTACATCGACACCGCTGTGGCCAAGGGCGCGGGCCGGGCCCGGGTGCATCTGCGGCACGCGGCACGCAATGCGGCACTGCCGACGTTGACGATCACCGGAGTCCTGGTCGGCAACTTCCTCGGCGGGGCGGTGGTCACCGAGACCGTCTTCTCCCGCACCGGTCTGGGGCAACTGACCGCAACGGCGGTCAGCACCCAGGACATCCCGCTGGTGCTCGGGATCGTGGTGTTCGGCGCGGCCGTGGTGGTGCTCTGCACGCTGCTGGTCGACCTGATCTATCCGCTGCTCGACCCGCGCGTCGGTCGGTCCACCCGATCCGGCGCCCGGCCTCGTCGAGCTGCCGTCGAGAGGACACCGCTGCCGGCGGGTGAGACCCGATGA